A region from the Silene latifolia isolate original U9 population chromosome 7, ASM4854445v1, whole genome shotgun sequence genome encodes:
- the LOC141592869 gene encoding protein SCAR3-like isoform X1 encodes MPLGRFGVRNEYSLGGKKLYKDGVESEDSKVIFDGVAVAGLVGLLRQLGDLSQFAAEIFHGLQEQVVSTASRSRKLVTRIQHIEAILPSLEKAMLTQTSHIHFAYTPGSEWHPRIKAQQNHFVYSDLPHFIMDSYEECREPPRLQLLDRFDTSGRGSCLKRYTDPTFFRRASAGTEARKRDKAQRERKARKKKRLSQRSGKLPNSVSTMNNNRRQQMSSQTGRGGSSVSHTGSSFDRTSRSDSLISKEGMGFVESLSQPGISIQADKTKREVISNINKNVEETSNAVTGKGIQDGLSTDTTAPRSSNVTWDEKLETMEHMGLNHGIEDDVQSGSEKNYYLHEKDLKPVSVKIVNQGHDLSEHESIPNSGIDQRSTEATMNVKSNEPTGVNYLHDQDVKLVDEIDSLADDLSEVVSGPNVNADAPQVISESFPQLTSDNNESVETSDANHLVDNTRGSIAADNFVSDRSYSKAGISDVQYLQETILDNTKMKSEITSDKCDGRVDHHANIDSETDNFVDARNAIDSESESDFETNTQKEVKLTSICKLPEEASTGLMVKHECHSKSYNHGDGVRDGAEKPIAPLSLANLECVENELSSKLLDLATSQEQPVESASFISKETQGIEADDIDLQLAVCKPVESSSQAPRDDETACTNGSVGIPSGSTSSYPHALWTNGTLLGLRPSKPTVFGASPAVNPTPVTGTAVSNGNGHCVDQCSPKVSRPAGTMSSSVKNYYHGGTFGGDSQDFGSLKYHSHYGKSNIKNDPVTVGLGNDLNNAVSEVSNTSEDKSSLLSLLSRNLLKKGPRMSESLSYEEKNISAKHLSVDMVSPTKFDGKSKSSVNSPSASPPLEHMKISFRPIDGLENSRLKLKYPEGVDHHEMTVETFPSFQLVPGSTSVHHDMGSDSDDDTFCRSYPCVSDESAGHLSDSDSEQWESGDSSENNNDHAIDDEPHGISSIGSSDLQCLAAQPPPLPPLQWRVSRPVLLGVEDTPKRGSDSLNQSFDSHPLEDDSAKTRSTMQETDTTVMQKKEIEQVAVPNVDGQKQGCHATNVDERGDFLHQIRAKSFNLKRTDAARSVSTPSLPTSNKMTAILQKASAIRQVVGSDGEDDSWSDT; translated from the exons ATGCCTTTAGGGAGGTTTGGTGTGAGGAATGAGTATAGTTTGGGAGGAAAGAAGTTGTACAAAGATGGAGTTGAGTCTGAAGATTCCAAAGTTATTTTTGATGGTGTTGCTGTTGCTGGTCTTGTTGGTCTTCTTCGCCAATTAGGTGATCTTTCACA ATTTGCAGCCGAGATATTCCATGGCTTGCAAGAGCAGGTGGTTTCTACTGCTTCCAGAAGTCGTAAATTGGTCACTCGGATCCAACATATTGAAGCTATTTTGCCTTCCCTTGAAAAGGCCATGTTGACTCAAACTAGCCACATACATTTTGCCTATACACCTG GCTCCGAATGGCATCCTCGTATTAAGGCTCAGCAAAATCATTTTGTCTACTCCGACCTGCCACATTTTATCATGGACTCATATGAAGAGTGTCGTGAACCTCCTCGGCTGCAGTTGCTTGATAG GTTTGACACAAGTGGGCGCGGATCGTGTTTAAAACGATATACCGATCCAACATTCTTTAGGAGGGCATCTGCAGGTACGGAAGCACGTAAGAGGGATAAGGCTCAACGAGAAAGGAAGGCTCGGAAAAAG AAGAGGTTATCGCAGCGTAGTGGAAAACTTCCAAATTCTGTATCTACTATGAACAATAACCGGAG ACAGCAGATGTCTTCTCAAACAGGTCGAGGAGGGTCTTCTGTATCACATACAGGCTCCTCTTTTGATCGAACTTCCAGATCTGATTCCCTTATTTCAAAAGAGGGCATGGGTTTTGTTGAGTCACTTTCTCAACCAGGTATTTCTATACAGGCCGACAAAACAAAGAGGGAAGTTATCTCTAACATAAATAAAAATGTGGAGGAGACCAGTAATGCTGTGACTGGTAAAGGTATTCAAGATGGCTTGTCAACCGATACTACTGCCCCTCGTTCTTCTAATGTCACGTGGGATGAGAAGCTGGAAACTATGGAACATATGGGTTTAAATCATGGGATTGAGGATGATGTCCAATCTGGCTCCGAGAAGAACTATTATCTACATGAGAAGGACTTGAAACCTGTTAGTGTGAAAATCGTAAATCAAGGGCATGACTTATCTGAACATGAAAGCATTCCAAATTCCGGCATTGATCAACGGTCTACAGAAGCTACTATGAATGTGAAGTCAAACGAGCCGACTGGAGTGAACTATCTTCATGATCAGGACGTGAAGCTTGTTGATGAAATCGATTCTCTTGCAGATGACTTATCTGAAGTGGTAAGCGGCCCAAATGTAAATGCAGATGCTCCTCAAGTAATTTCAGAATCTTTCCCTCAGTTGACTAGTGACAATAACGAGTCTGTAGAAACAAGTGATGCGAACCATCTTGTTGACAACACTCGTGGATCAATTGCCGCTGACAACTTTGTGAGCGATCGATCATACAGTAAGGCGGGAATAAGTGATGTTCAGTACCTACAGGAGACTATTCTTGACAATACTAAGATGAAGTCAGAGATAACCAGTGATAAATGTGATGGTCGTGTGGATCATCACGCAAATATAGACAGTGAAACTGACAACTTTGTTGATGCACGCAATGCAATTGATTCAGAATCTGAAAGTGATTTTGAGACAAATACGCAAAAAGAAGTAAAATTGACTTCTATATGTAAACTACCCGAAGAAGCGTCAACTGGCCTGATGGTGAAACATGAATGCCATTCTAAATCCTACAACCATGGGGACGGAGTTCGCGATGGTGCAGAGAAGCCAATTGCTCCCCTTTCTCTAGCCAATTTGGAGTGTGTAGAAAATGAACTGTCCTCTAAACTGCTAGACTTAGCAACAAGCCAAGAACAG CCTGTGGAAAGTGCCTCATTCATTTCCAAAGAAACCCAAGGGATAGAAGCTGATGATATAGATCTGCAACTTGCTGTCTGCAAACCTGTAGAATCCAGTTCGCAGGCTCCCCGTGATGATGAGACTGCTTGTACCAATGGGTCAGTAGGAATACCTTCTGGATCAACCAGTTCCTATCCACATGCTCTCTGGACCAATGGGACCCTTTTAGGACTACGACCGTCAAAACCTACTGTTTTCGGTGCATCTCCAGCTGTAAATCCTACCCCTGTGACTGGCACAGCTGTGAGTAATGGTAATGGTCATTGTGTTGATCAATGCAGTCCAAAGGTCAGTCGTCCTGCAGGAACTATGTCTTCATCAGTGAAAAATTATTACCATGGCGGAACTTTTGGCGGTGATAGTCAAGATTTTGGATCCTTAAAATACCATTCTCATTATGGTAAAAGTAACATTAAAAATGACCCAGTTACCGTTGGTCTAGGTAATGATTTGAATAATGCGGTTTCTGAAGTCTCTAATACAAGTGAAGATAAATCATCCTTATTATCGTTGCTCAGTCGTAATTTACTGAAAAAGGGTCCCCGAATGAGTGAATCATTGAGCTATGAGGAAAAGAACATATCTGCCAAGCACTTATCAGTAGATATGGTGTCTCCTACTAAGTTTGATGGAAAGTCGAAGTCTTCTGTAAATTCACCGTCAGCATCACCGCCATTAGAGCATATGAAGATATCCTTTCGACCTATTGACGGTCTTGAAAATTCCAGACTAAAGCTTAAATATCCAGAAGGGGTGGACCACCATGAAATGACAGTAGAAACCTTCCCTTCCTTTCAGTTGGTTCCAGGTTCCACTAGTGTACATCATGATATGGGTTCGGATTCTGATGATGATACGTTCTGCCGATCATATCCATGCGTATCGGATGAGTCTGCTGGCCATCTTTCTGATTCTGATTCAGAACAGTGGGAATCGGGAGATTCTTCAGAAAATAATAATGATCATGCAATAGATGATGAACCACATGGAATCTCTTCTATTGGTTCTTCCGATCTTCAGTGCCTAGCGGCTCAGCCACCTCCTCTTCCTCCATTGCAGTGGCGTGTATCAAGGCCAGTTTTACTTGGAGTGGAAGATACGCCAAAACGAGGATCTGACAGCCTGAATCAATCTTTTGATTCTCACCCCCTTGAAGATGACTCAGCTAAAACGCGAAGTACAATGCAAGAAACAGATACAACCGTGATGCAAAAAAAGGAGATAGAG CAGGTGGCTGTACCAAATGTGGATGGCCAAAAACAAGGTTGTCATGCGACTAACGTGGATGAACGGGGGGATTTTCTACATCAAATCCGGGCTAAA TCCTTCAATCTTAAACGTACTGATGCGGCTCGATCAGTTTCTACGCCTAGCCTTCCTACCAGCAATAAAATGACAGCAATCCTGCAGAAGGCGAGTGCAATTCGTCAG GTGGTGGGGAGCGATGGGGAGGATGATAGTTGGAGCGACACGTGA
- the LOC141592869 gene encoding protein SCAR3-like isoform X2, producing MPLGRFGVRNEYSLGGKKLYKDGVESEDSKVIFDGVAVAGLVGLLRQLGDLSQFAAEIFHGLQEQVVSTASRSRKLVTRIQHIEAILPSLEKAMLTQTSHIHFAYTPGSEWHPRIKAQQNHFVYSDLPHFIMDSYEECREPPRLQLLDRFDTSGRGSCLKRYTDPTFFRRASAGTEARKRDKAQRERKARKKKRLSQRSGKLPNSVSTMNNNRRQQMSSQTGRGGSSVSHTGSSFDRTSRSDSLISKEGMGFVESLSQPGISIQADKTKREVISNINKNVEETSNAVTGKGIQDGLSTDTTAPRSSNVTWDEKLETMEHMGLNHGIEDDVQSGSEKNYYLHEKDLKPVSVKIVNQGHDLSEHESIPNSGIDQRSTEATMNVKSNEPTGVNYLHDQDVKLVDEIDSLADDLSEVVSGPNVNADAPQVISESFPQLTSDNNESVETSDANHLVDNTRGSIAADNFVSDRSYSKAGISDVQYLQETILDNTKMKSEITSDKCDGRVDHHANIDSETDNFVDARNAIDSESESDFETNTQKEVKLTSICKLPEEASTGLMVKHECHSKSYNHGDGVRDGAEKPIAPLSLANLECVENELSSKLLDLATSQEQPVESASFISKETQGIEADDIDLQLAVCKPVESSSQAPRDDETACTNGSVGIPSGSTSSYPHALWTNGTLLGLRPSKPTVFGASPAVNPTPVTGTAVSNGNGHCVDQCSPKVSRPAGTMSSSVKNYYHGGTFGGDSQDFGSLKYHSHYGKSNIKNDPVTVGLGNDLNNAVSEVSNTSEDKSSLLSLLSRNLLKKGPRMSESLSYEEKNISAKHLSVDMVSPTKFDGKSKSSVNSPSASPPLEHMKISFRPIDGLENSRLKLKYPEGVDHHEMTVETFPSFQLVPGSTSVHHDMGSDSDDDTFCRSYPCVSDESAGHLSDSDSEQWESGDSSENNNDHAIDDEPHGISSIGSSDLQCLAAQPPPLPPLQWRVSRPVLLGVEDTPKRGSDSLNQSFDSHPLEDDSAKTRSTMQETDTTVMQKKEIEVAVPNVDGQKQGCHATNVDERGDFLHQIRAKSFNLKRTDAARSVSTPSLPTSNKMTAILQKASAIRQVVGSDGEDDSWSDT from the exons ATGCCTTTAGGGAGGTTTGGTGTGAGGAATGAGTATAGTTTGGGAGGAAAGAAGTTGTACAAAGATGGAGTTGAGTCTGAAGATTCCAAAGTTATTTTTGATGGTGTTGCTGTTGCTGGTCTTGTTGGTCTTCTTCGCCAATTAGGTGATCTTTCACA ATTTGCAGCCGAGATATTCCATGGCTTGCAAGAGCAGGTGGTTTCTACTGCTTCCAGAAGTCGTAAATTGGTCACTCGGATCCAACATATTGAAGCTATTTTGCCTTCCCTTGAAAAGGCCATGTTGACTCAAACTAGCCACATACATTTTGCCTATACACCTG GCTCCGAATGGCATCCTCGTATTAAGGCTCAGCAAAATCATTTTGTCTACTCCGACCTGCCACATTTTATCATGGACTCATATGAAGAGTGTCGTGAACCTCCTCGGCTGCAGTTGCTTGATAG GTTTGACACAAGTGGGCGCGGATCGTGTTTAAAACGATATACCGATCCAACATTCTTTAGGAGGGCATCTGCAGGTACGGAAGCACGTAAGAGGGATAAGGCTCAACGAGAAAGGAAGGCTCGGAAAAAG AAGAGGTTATCGCAGCGTAGTGGAAAACTTCCAAATTCTGTATCTACTATGAACAATAACCGGAG ACAGCAGATGTCTTCTCAAACAGGTCGAGGAGGGTCTTCTGTATCACATACAGGCTCCTCTTTTGATCGAACTTCCAGATCTGATTCCCTTATTTCAAAAGAGGGCATGGGTTTTGTTGAGTCACTTTCTCAACCAGGTATTTCTATACAGGCCGACAAAACAAAGAGGGAAGTTATCTCTAACATAAATAAAAATGTGGAGGAGACCAGTAATGCTGTGACTGGTAAAGGTATTCAAGATGGCTTGTCAACCGATACTACTGCCCCTCGTTCTTCTAATGTCACGTGGGATGAGAAGCTGGAAACTATGGAACATATGGGTTTAAATCATGGGATTGAGGATGATGTCCAATCTGGCTCCGAGAAGAACTATTATCTACATGAGAAGGACTTGAAACCTGTTAGTGTGAAAATCGTAAATCAAGGGCATGACTTATCTGAACATGAAAGCATTCCAAATTCCGGCATTGATCAACGGTCTACAGAAGCTACTATGAATGTGAAGTCAAACGAGCCGACTGGAGTGAACTATCTTCATGATCAGGACGTGAAGCTTGTTGATGAAATCGATTCTCTTGCAGATGACTTATCTGAAGTGGTAAGCGGCCCAAATGTAAATGCAGATGCTCCTCAAGTAATTTCAGAATCTTTCCCTCAGTTGACTAGTGACAATAACGAGTCTGTAGAAACAAGTGATGCGAACCATCTTGTTGACAACACTCGTGGATCAATTGCCGCTGACAACTTTGTGAGCGATCGATCATACAGTAAGGCGGGAATAAGTGATGTTCAGTACCTACAGGAGACTATTCTTGACAATACTAAGATGAAGTCAGAGATAACCAGTGATAAATGTGATGGTCGTGTGGATCATCACGCAAATATAGACAGTGAAACTGACAACTTTGTTGATGCACGCAATGCAATTGATTCAGAATCTGAAAGTGATTTTGAGACAAATACGCAAAAAGAAGTAAAATTGACTTCTATATGTAAACTACCCGAAGAAGCGTCAACTGGCCTGATGGTGAAACATGAATGCCATTCTAAATCCTACAACCATGGGGACGGAGTTCGCGATGGTGCAGAGAAGCCAATTGCTCCCCTTTCTCTAGCCAATTTGGAGTGTGTAGAAAATGAACTGTCCTCTAAACTGCTAGACTTAGCAACAAGCCAAGAACAG CCTGTGGAAAGTGCCTCATTCATTTCCAAAGAAACCCAAGGGATAGAAGCTGATGATATAGATCTGCAACTTGCTGTCTGCAAACCTGTAGAATCCAGTTCGCAGGCTCCCCGTGATGATGAGACTGCTTGTACCAATGGGTCAGTAGGAATACCTTCTGGATCAACCAGTTCCTATCCACATGCTCTCTGGACCAATGGGACCCTTTTAGGACTACGACCGTCAAAACCTACTGTTTTCGGTGCATCTCCAGCTGTAAATCCTACCCCTGTGACTGGCACAGCTGTGAGTAATGGTAATGGTCATTGTGTTGATCAATGCAGTCCAAAGGTCAGTCGTCCTGCAGGAACTATGTCTTCATCAGTGAAAAATTATTACCATGGCGGAACTTTTGGCGGTGATAGTCAAGATTTTGGATCCTTAAAATACCATTCTCATTATGGTAAAAGTAACATTAAAAATGACCCAGTTACCGTTGGTCTAGGTAATGATTTGAATAATGCGGTTTCTGAAGTCTCTAATACAAGTGAAGATAAATCATCCTTATTATCGTTGCTCAGTCGTAATTTACTGAAAAAGGGTCCCCGAATGAGTGAATCATTGAGCTATGAGGAAAAGAACATATCTGCCAAGCACTTATCAGTAGATATGGTGTCTCCTACTAAGTTTGATGGAAAGTCGAAGTCTTCTGTAAATTCACCGTCAGCATCACCGCCATTAGAGCATATGAAGATATCCTTTCGACCTATTGACGGTCTTGAAAATTCCAGACTAAAGCTTAAATATCCAGAAGGGGTGGACCACCATGAAATGACAGTAGAAACCTTCCCTTCCTTTCAGTTGGTTCCAGGTTCCACTAGTGTACATCATGATATGGGTTCGGATTCTGATGATGATACGTTCTGCCGATCATATCCATGCGTATCGGATGAGTCTGCTGGCCATCTTTCTGATTCTGATTCAGAACAGTGGGAATCGGGAGATTCTTCAGAAAATAATAATGATCATGCAATAGATGATGAACCACATGGAATCTCTTCTATTGGTTCTTCCGATCTTCAGTGCCTAGCGGCTCAGCCACCTCCTCTTCCTCCATTGCAGTGGCGTGTATCAAGGCCAGTTTTACTTGGAGTGGAAGATACGCCAAAACGAGGATCTGACAGCCTGAATCAATCTTTTGATTCTCACCCCCTTGAAGATGACTCAGCTAAAACGCGAAGTACAATGCAAGAAACAGATACAACCGTGATGCAAAAAAAGGAGATAGAG GTGGCTGTACCAAATGTGGATGGCCAAAAACAAGGTTGTCATGCGACTAACGTGGATGAACGGGGGGATTTTCTACATCAAATCCGGGCTAAA TCCTTCAATCTTAAACGTACTGATGCGGCTCGATCAGTTTCTACGCCTAGCCTTCCTACCAGCAATAAAATGACAGCAATCCTGCAGAAGGCGAGTGCAATTCGTCAG GTGGTGGGGAGCGATGGGGAGGATGATAGTTGGAGCGACACGTGA
- the LOC141592869 gene encoding protein SCAR3-like isoform X3, whose translation MLTQTSHIHFAYTPGSEWHPRIKAQQNHFVYSDLPHFIMDSYEECREPPRLQLLDRFDTSGRGSCLKRYTDPTFFRRASAGTEARKRDKAQRERKARKKKRLSQRSGKLPNSVSTMNNNRRQQMSSQTGRGGSSVSHTGSSFDRTSRSDSLISKEGMGFVESLSQPGISIQADKTKREVISNINKNVEETSNAVTGKGIQDGLSTDTTAPRSSNVTWDEKLETMEHMGLNHGIEDDVQSGSEKNYYLHEKDLKPVSVKIVNQGHDLSEHESIPNSGIDQRSTEATMNVKSNEPTGVNYLHDQDVKLVDEIDSLADDLSEVVSGPNVNADAPQVISESFPQLTSDNNESVETSDANHLVDNTRGSIAADNFVSDRSYSKAGISDVQYLQETILDNTKMKSEITSDKCDGRVDHHANIDSETDNFVDARNAIDSESESDFETNTQKEVKLTSICKLPEEASTGLMVKHECHSKSYNHGDGVRDGAEKPIAPLSLANLECVENELSSKLLDLATSQEQPVESASFISKETQGIEADDIDLQLAVCKPVESSSQAPRDDETACTNGSVGIPSGSTSSYPHALWTNGTLLGLRPSKPTVFGASPAVNPTPVTGTAVSNGNGHCVDQCSPKVSRPAGTMSSSVKNYYHGGTFGGDSQDFGSLKYHSHYGKSNIKNDPVTVGLGNDLNNAVSEVSNTSEDKSSLLSLLSRNLLKKGPRMSESLSYEEKNISAKHLSVDMVSPTKFDGKSKSSVNSPSASPPLEHMKISFRPIDGLENSRLKLKYPEGVDHHEMTVETFPSFQLVPGSTSVHHDMGSDSDDDTFCRSYPCVSDESAGHLSDSDSEQWESGDSSENNNDHAIDDEPHGISSIGSSDLQCLAAQPPPLPPLQWRVSRPVLLGVEDTPKRGSDSLNQSFDSHPLEDDSAKTRSTMQETDTTVMQKKEIEQVAVPNVDGQKQGCHATNVDERGDFLHQIRAKSFNLKRTDAARSVSTPSLPTSNKMTAILQKASAIRQVVGSDGEDDSWSDT comes from the exons ATGTTGACTCAAACTAGCCACATACATTTTGCCTATACACCTG GCTCCGAATGGCATCCTCGTATTAAGGCTCAGCAAAATCATTTTGTCTACTCCGACCTGCCACATTTTATCATGGACTCATATGAAGAGTGTCGTGAACCTCCTCGGCTGCAGTTGCTTGATAG GTTTGACACAAGTGGGCGCGGATCGTGTTTAAAACGATATACCGATCCAACATTCTTTAGGAGGGCATCTGCAGGTACGGAAGCACGTAAGAGGGATAAGGCTCAACGAGAAAGGAAGGCTCGGAAAAAG AAGAGGTTATCGCAGCGTAGTGGAAAACTTCCAAATTCTGTATCTACTATGAACAATAACCGGAG ACAGCAGATGTCTTCTCAAACAGGTCGAGGAGGGTCTTCTGTATCACATACAGGCTCCTCTTTTGATCGAACTTCCAGATCTGATTCCCTTATTTCAAAAGAGGGCATGGGTTTTGTTGAGTCACTTTCTCAACCAGGTATTTCTATACAGGCCGACAAAACAAAGAGGGAAGTTATCTCTAACATAAATAAAAATGTGGAGGAGACCAGTAATGCTGTGACTGGTAAAGGTATTCAAGATGGCTTGTCAACCGATACTACTGCCCCTCGTTCTTCTAATGTCACGTGGGATGAGAAGCTGGAAACTATGGAACATATGGGTTTAAATCATGGGATTGAGGATGATGTCCAATCTGGCTCCGAGAAGAACTATTATCTACATGAGAAGGACTTGAAACCTGTTAGTGTGAAAATCGTAAATCAAGGGCATGACTTATCTGAACATGAAAGCATTCCAAATTCCGGCATTGATCAACGGTCTACAGAAGCTACTATGAATGTGAAGTCAAACGAGCCGACTGGAGTGAACTATCTTCATGATCAGGACGTGAAGCTTGTTGATGAAATCGATTCTCTTGCAGATGACTTATCTGAAGTGGTAAGCGGCCCAAATGTAAATGCAGATGCTCCTCAAGTAATTTCAGAATCTTTCCCTCAGTTGACTAGTGACAATAACGAGTCTGTAGAAACAAGTGATGCGAACCATCTTGTTGACAACACTCGTGGATCAATTGCCGCTGACAACTTTGTGAGCGATCGATCATACAGTAAGGCGGGAATAAGTGATGTTCAGTACCTACAGGAGACTATTCTTGACAATACTAAGATGAAGTCAGAGATAACCAGTGATAAATGTGATGGTCGTGTGGATCATCACGCAAATATAGACAGTGAAACTGACAACTTTGTTGATGCACGCAATGCAATTGATTCAGAATCTGAAAGTGATTTTGAGACAAATACGCAAAAAGAAGTAAAATTGACTTCTATATGTAAACTACCCGAAGAAGCGTCAACTGGCCTGATGGTGAAACATGAATGCCATTCTAAATCCTACAACCATGGGGACGGAGTTCGCGATGGTGCAGAGAAGCCAATTGCTCCCCTTTCTCTAGCCAATTTGGAGTGTGTAGAAAATGAACTGTCCTCTAAACTGCTAGACTTAGCAACAAGCCAAGAACAG CCTGTGGAAAGTGCCTCATTCATTTCCAAAGAAACCCAAGGGATAGAAGCTGATGATATAGATCTGCAACTTGCTGTCTGCAAACCTGTAGAATCCAGTTCGCAGGCTCCCCGTGATGATGAGACTGCTTGTACCAATGGGTCAGTAGGAATACCTTCTGGATCAACCAGTTCCTATCCACATGCTCTCTGGACCAATGGGACCCTTTTAGGACTACGACCGTCAAAACCTACTGTTTTCGGTGCATCTCCAGCTGTAAATCCTACCCCTGTGACTGGCACAGCTGTGAGTAATGGTAATGGTCATTGTGTTGATCAATGCAGTCCAAAGGTCAGTCGTCCTGCAGGAACTATGTCTTCATCAGTGAAAAATTATTACCATGGCGGAACTTTTGGCGGTGATAGTCAAGATTTTGGATCCTTAAAATACCATTCTCATTATGGTAAAAGTAACATTAAAAATGACCCAGTTACCGTTGGTCTAGGTAATGATTTGAATAATGCGGTTTCTGAAGTCTCTAATACAAGTGAAGATAAATCATCCTTATTATCGTTGCTCAGTCGTAATTTACTGAAAAAGGGTCCCCGAATGAGTGAATCATTGAGCTATGAGGAAAAGAACATATCTGCCAAGCACTTATCAGTAGATATGGTGTCTCCTACTAAGTTTGATGGAAAGTCGAAGTCTTCTGTAAATTCACCGTCAGCATCACCGCCATTAGAGCATATGAAGATATCCTTTCGACCTATTGACGGTCTTGAAAATTCCAGACTAAAGCTTAAATATCCAGAAGGGGTGGACCACCATGAAATGACAGTAGAAACCTTCCCTTCCTTTCAGTTGGTTCCAGGTTCCACTAGTGTACATCATGATATGGGTTCGGATTCTGATGATGATACGTTCTGCCGATCATATCCATGCGTATCGGATGAGTCTGCTGGCCATCTTTCTGATTCTGATTCAGAACAGTGGGAATCGGGAGATTCTTCAGAAAATAATAATGATCATGCAATAGATGATGAACCACATGGAATCTCTTCTATTGGTTCTTCCGATCTTCAGTGCCTAGCGGCTCAGCCACCTCCTCTTCCTCCATTGCAGTGGCGTGTATCAAGGCCAGTTTTACTTGGAGTGGAAGATACGCCAAAACGAGGATCTGACAGCCTGAATCAATCTTTTGATTCTCACCCCCTTGAAGATGACTCAGCTAAAACGCGAAGTACAATGCAAGAAACAGATACAACCGTGATGCAAAAAAAGGAGATAGAG CAGGTGGCTGTACCAAATGTGGATGGCCAAAAACAAGGTTGTCATGCGACTAACGTGGATGAACGGGGGGATTTTCTACATCAAATCCGGGCTAAA TCCTTCAATCTTAAACGTACTGATGCGGCTCGATCAGTTTCTACGCCTAGCCTTCCTACCAGCAATAAAATGACAGCAATCCTGCAGAAGGCGAGTGCAATTCGTCAG GTGGTGGGGAGCGATGGGGAGGATGATAGTTGGAGCGACACGTGA